One genomic window of Geodermatophilus sp. DSM 44513 includes the following:
- the rph gene encoding ribonuclease PH, producing MTAAAAPPRPDGRAADQLRPVTITRNWLDHAEGSVLVEFGRTRVLCAASVTEGVPRWRKGSGLGWVTAEYAMLPRATHTRGDRESVKGRIGGRTHEISRLVGRSLRAAVDLAALGENSVAVDCDVLQADGGTRTAAITGAYVALADAVSWLGERRKLARAKPLLQSVAAVSVGVVDGQPRLDLAYEEDVRAGTDMNVVCTGDGSFVEVQGTAENGVFDRGTLDALLDLAVGGCATLTALQQQALTR from the coding sequence GTGACCGCAGCAGCCGCGCCTCCGCGCCCCGACGGCCGGGCGGCCGACCAGCTCCGCCCCGTGACGATCACCCGCAACTGGCTGGACCACGCCGAGGGCTCGGTGCTGGTGGAGTTCGGCCGCACCCGCGTGCTCTGCGCGGCCAGCGTCACCGAGGGCGTGCCGCGCTGGCGGAAGGGCTCGGGCCTGGGCTGGGTGACCGCCGAGTACGCGATGCTGCCGCGGGCCACGCACACCCGCGGTGACCGCGAGTCGGTCAAGGGCCGCATCGGCGGGCGCACGCACGAGATCAGCCGGCTGGTCGGGCGCTCGCTGCGCGCCGCGGTCGACCTCGCCGCGCTGGGGGAGAACAGCGTCGCCGTCGACTGCGACGTCCTGCAGGCCGACGGCGGCACCCGGACGGCGGCGATCACCGGTGCCTACGTCGCCCTCGCCGACGCCGTGTCCTGGCTGGGCGAGCGGCGCAAGCTGGCCCGCGCGAAGCCGCTGCTGCAGTCGGTGGCCGCGGTGAGCGTCGGCGTGGTCGACGGGCAGCCGCGACTGGACCTCGCCTACGAGGAGGACGTGCGCGCCGGCACCGACATGAACGTCGTGTGCACCGGCGACGGCAGCTTCGTCGAGGTCCAGGGCACCGCGGAGAACGGCGTCTTCGACCGCGGCACCCTCGACGCGCTGCTGGACCTCGCGGTCGGCGGCTGCGCCACGCTCACCGCGCTGCAGCAGCAGGCGCTCACCCGATGA
- the rdgB gene encoding RdgB/HAM1 family non-canonical purine NTP pyrophosphatase, with amino-acid sequence MSARLLLATRNPGKLAELRRLLHSAVPGVDVLGLGDLPEYPEAPETGATFAENALLKAREAVRHTGLAAVADDSGLTVDALNGMPGILSARWSGRHGDDAANTALLLGQLADVPDGRRGAAFVCAAAVVTPEGAERVVERSWRGEVVREPRGAHGFGYDPVFLPDGLEHTAAELTAAEKDARSHRGQALTALVPLVAELLDRA; translated from the coding sequence ATGAGCGCGCGGCTGCTGCTGGCCACCCGCAACCCCGGCAAGCTCGCCGAGCTGCGCCGGCTGCTGCACAGCGCCGTCCCCGGGGTGGACGTGCTGGGGCTGGGCGACCTCCCCGAGTACCCCGAGGCGCCCGAGACCGGTGCCACCTTCGCCGAGAACGCGCTGCTCAAGGCACGCGAGGCGGTCCGGCACACCGGGTTGGCCGCGGTCGCCGACGACTCCGGGCTGACCGTCGACGCGCTCAACGGGATGCCCGGGATCCTGTCCGCCCGCTGGTCGGGCCGGCACGGGGACGACGCGGCCAACACTGCCCTGCTGCTCGGCCAGCTGGCCGACGTGCCCGACGGGCGCCGCGGCGCCGCCTTCGTCTGCGCGGCCGCGGTGGTGACGCCGGAGGGCGCCGAGCGGGTGGTCGAGCGGTCCTGGCGCGGGGAGGTGGTCCGGGAGCCGCGGGGTGCCCACGGCTTCGGCTACGACCCGGTCTTCCTGCCCGACGGGCTGGAGCACACCGCCGCGGAGCTCACCGCCGCGGAGAAGGACGCGCGCAGCCACCGCGGGCAGGCCCTCACCGCCCTGGTGCCGCTGGTCGCCGAGCTGCTCGACCGGGCCTGA
- a CDS encoding EAL domain-containing protein: MRTHTRRSTRSRPRRRDPHGRVRAGARLRLPAHAATAGLVAVLAVLTVFSVTAAVTNARAASDAEQSALVSEWSEQAERSLVRQVDLVDDLALEPDEELRAEYDEASAATRAAIEEMGAVAGADEEIAVREWLRLHTRYEFAVEQLLSATATSPGIAETYEDVYVDPHHDALEALIRDEAKQHWDRANESLAFVGDVQQVLLVATPVVFGAGLAVVAWFAAILTRSRRETVAQAEANRQQALHDALTGLPNRTLLRQRGEVALAGAESGSVALMLIDLDRFKEVNDTLGHAYGDVVLQAVADRLRATVRGSDTVARLGGDEFAILLPRVVDEEAARQLAGRALVAMEAPIEVDGVSLDIDASIGIAMAGVHGEDVETLLQSADIAMYSAKDRGLGVCVYDDALNDHSPERLGLLGQLRRAIDNGELVLHFQPKIALPGAQVCGVEALVRWQHPQRGLVPPGDFIPLAERTPLIRPLTRYVVDAALEQCARWRDAGRDLGVAVNISARNLLDEHFVDEVEELLEHWRLPASCLELEVTESAIMADPERARRILTRLAECGVTLSVDDFGAGYTSLAQLKDLPVRQLKIDRSFVAPMAADPSNAMIVRSVVELGHNLGLTTVAEGVEDQATCESLQAMGCDVAQGYYICRPMPADALEAWFDATVGLRV; the protein is encoded by the coding sequence ATGCGCACACACACCCGGCGGTCGACGAGGTCCCGTCCGCGACGGCGCGACCCCCACGGCCGCGTGCGGGCCGGCGCCCGGCTGCGGCTGCCCGCCCACGCCGCCACCGCCGGCCTGGTCGCCGTCCTGGCCGTGCTCACGGTCTTCTCGGTGACCGCTGCGGTGACCAACGCCCGCGCCGCCAGCGACGCGGAGCAGAGCGCCCTGGTCTCGGAGTGGTCCGAGCAGGCCGAGCGCTCCCTGGTGCGCCAGGTCGACCTCGTCGACGACCTGGCCCTCGAACCGGACGAGGAGCTGCGCGCCGAGTACGACGAGGCCAGCGCGGCCACCCGGGCGGCGATCGAGGAGATGGGTGCCGTCGCCGGCGCCGACGAGGAGATCGCCGTCCGCGAGTGGCTGCGGCTGCACACCCGGTACGAGTTCGCCGTCGAGCAGCTCCTGTCGGCCACCGCGACCAGCCCGGGGATCGCCGAGACCTACGAGGACGTCTACGTCGACCCGCACCACGACGCGCTGGAGGCCCTCATCCGCGACGAGGCCAAGCAGCACTGGGACCGCGCCAACGAGTCGCTGGCCTTCGTGGGCGACGTCCAGCAAGTGCTGCTCGTCGCCACGCCGGTGGTCTTCGGTGCCGGGCTGGCCGTGGTGGCCTGGTTCGCCGCCATCCTCACCCGCAGCCGGCGGGAGACCGTCGCGCAGGCCGAGGCCAACCGGCAGCAGGCGCTGCACGACGCGCTGACCGGCCTGCCCAACCGCACGCTGCTCCGCCAGCGCGGCGAGGTGGCGCTGGCCGGCGCCGAGTCCGGCTCGGTGGCGCTGATGCTCATCGACCTGGACCGGTTCAAGGAGGTCAACGACACCCTGGGGCACGCCTACGGGGACGTCGTCCTGCAGGCGGTGGCCGACCGGCTGCGCGCCACGGTCCGCGGCAGCGACACGGTGGCCCGGCTCGGCGGCGACGAGTTCGCCATCCTGCTGCCCCGCGTCGTCGACGAGGAGGCCGCCCGGCAGCTGGCCGGCCGGGCGCTGGTCGCGATGGAGGCGCCCATCGAGGTCGACGGCGTCTCCCTCGACATCGACGCGAGCATCGGCATCGCCATGGCCGGCGTCCACGGGGAGGACGTGGAGACCCTGCTGCAGAGCGCGGACATCGCCATGTACTCCGCCAAGGACCGCGGGCTGGGCGTGTGCGTCTACGACGACGCCCTCAACGACCACAGCCCCGAGCGGCTGGGCCTGCTCGGCCAGCTGCGCCGGGCGATCGACAACGGCGAGCTGGTGCTGCACTTCCAGCCCAAGATCGCCCTGCCCGGTGCCCAGGTGTGCGGGGTGGAGGCCCTGGTGCGCTGGCAGCACCCGCAGCGCGGCCTGGTCCCCCCGGGCGACTTCATCCCGCTGGCCGAGCGCACCCCGCTCATCCGGCCGCTGACCCGCTACGTCGTCGACGCGGCCCTCGAGCAGTGCGCGCGGTGGCGGGACGCCGGCCGGGACCTCGGCGTCGCGGTCAACATCTCGGCCCGCAACCTGCTCGACGAGCACTTCGTCGACGAGGTGGAGGAGCTGCTCGAGCACTGGCGGCTGCCGGCGTCCTGCTTGGAGCTGGAGGTCACCGAGAGCGCGATCATGGCCGACCCCGAGCGGGCCCGGCGGATCCTCACCCGGCTGGCCGAGTGCGGCGTCACCCTGTCGGTCGACGACTTCGGGGCCGGCTACACCTCGCTGGCCCAGCTCAAGGACCTGCCGGTGCGCCAGTTGAAGATCGACCGCTCCTTCGTCGCGCCGATGGCGGCCGACCCGAGCAACGCGATGATCGTGCGGTCGGTGGTCGAGCTGGGGCACAACCTGGGGCTGACCACCGTCGCGGAGGGCGTCGAGGACCAGGCGACCTGCGAGAGCCTGCAGGCGATGGGCTGCGACGTGGCGCAGGGCTACTACATCTGCCGGCCGATGCCGGCCGACGCGCTCGAGGCGTGGTTCGACGCGACGGTCGGCCTGCGGGTCTGA
- a CDS encoding DUF6910 family protein has product MRISVAGVRALRFDDGTPVTAASAVAPLGEGFLVAQDDSTVAAWLRGDSVTALRLLPPVEGLDRFSEAAGTKRLKPDLEVACPAEVDGEPAVLALGSGATDRRTRGVLVRLDGGVPVVRAGELAPLYARVARVLGIDDDQLNLEGASRHGDTVRWFNRGNLAAGLPSRSVDVPLAALVDAVLGRADPGSVPVDRPRSYDLGEVAGVGLAVTDAITLPDGRLLLSAAAEDTPNAVDDGPVVAAALVLVDGDVVLDVGALPEVDGQVAKVEGLALRGTRDGALQLLAVVDDDDPTGPAAALELHVELG; this is encoded by the coding sequence GTGCGGATCTCGGTGGCGGGTGTGCGGGCGCTGCGCTTCGACGACGGGACGCCGGTGACCGCGGCCTCCGCCGTCGCGCCGCTGGGCGAGGGCTTCCTGGTGGCCCAGGACGACTCCACGGTGGCCGCCTGGCTGCGCGGCGACTCGGTGACCGCGCTGCGCCTGCTGCCGCCCGTCGAGGGCCTGGACCGGTTCAGCGAGGCGGCGGGCACCAAGCGGCTCAAGCCCGACCTGGAGGTGGCCTGCCCCGCGGAGGTCGACGGAGAGCCGGCCGTCCTGGCGCTCGGCTCGGGCGCCACCGACCGGCGCACCCGCGGGGTCCTGGTGCGGCTGGACGGCGGGGTGCCCGTCGTCCGCGCGGGGGAGCTGGCGCCGCTGTACGCGCGGGTCGCCCGCGTGCTCGGCATCGACGACGACCAGCTCAACCTGGAGGGCGCCAGCCGGCACGGCGACACCGTCCGCTGGTTCAACCGCGGCAACCTGGCCGCCGGGCTGCCCTCGCGCAGCGTGGACGTCCCGCTGGCCGCCCTGGTCGACGCCGTCCTCGGCCGGGCGGACCCCGGCTCCGTGCCGGTGGACCGCCCCCGCTCCTACGACCTCGGCGAGGTGGCCGGGGTGGGCCTGGCGGTGACCGACGCGATCACCCTGCCCGACGGGCGGCTGCTGCTGAGCGCGGCCGCCGAGGACACCCCGAACGCCGTCGACGACGGGCCGGTGGTCGCCGCCGCGCTGGTGCTGGTCGACGGGGACGTCGTGCTGGACGTCGGCGCCCTCCCGGAGGTGGACGGGCAGGTGGCCAAGGTCGAGGGGCTGGCGCTGCGCGGCACGCGCGACGGTGCGCTGCAGCTGCTGGCCGTCGTGGACGACGACGACCCCACCGGCCCGGCGGCGGCGCTGGAGCTGCACGTCGAGCTGGGCTGA
- a CDS encoding DUF3618 domain-containing protein — protein sequence MPRDPRQIQLEIDAARESLAATLDQLAARTSPQRLRAQGQAAVQQFLQTPAGMAAVGAVGLLMTLVMVQKVRHRND from the coding sequence GTGCCTCGCGACCCTCGACAGATCCAGCTGGAGATCGACGCCGCCCGGGAGTCGCTCGCGGCGACCCTGGACCAGCTGGCCGCCCGGACCAGCCCGCAGCGGTTGAGGGCCCAGGGGCAGGCCGCCGTCCAGCAGTTCCTGCAGACCCCGGCGGGGATGGCCGCCGTCGGCGCGGTCGGTCTGCTGATGACGCTGGTGATGGTGCAGAAGGTCCGGCACCGGAACGACTGA
- a CDS encoding DUF427 domain-containing protein, protein MAHPRPDPVGPGQESVWDYPRPPSAEVSGRRVVVELGGRVVAATDRPIRVCETSHPPVYYVPREDVAEGVLERAAGSSWCEWKGAATYWDAVVDGRRYPSVGWSYESPVPRYAHLRGAVAFYPSRVDRALVDGETVRAQPGDFYGGWITDEVVGPFKGSPGTLGW, encoded by the coding sequence ATGGCCCACCCCCGCCCCGATCCCGTCGGTCCCGGCCAGGAGTCGGTCTGGGACTACCCCCGCCCGCCCTCGGCCGAGGTGTCCGGTCGCCGGGTGGTGGTCGAGCTCGGCGGCCGCGTCGTCGCGGCGACCGATCGCCCGATCCGGGTCTGCGAGACCAGCCACCCGCCGGTCTACTACGTCCCCCGCGAGGACGTCGCCGAGGGCGTGCTGGAGCGCGCCGCCGGCAGCTCGTGGTGCGAGTGGAAGGGCGCGGCCACCTACTGGGACGCGGTCGTCGACGGACGGCGGTACCCGTCGGTGGGTTGGTCCTACGAGTCGCCGGTGCCGCGCTACGCCCACCTGCGCGGCGCGGTGGCCTTCTACCCGAGCCGGGTCGACCGGGCGCTCGTCGACGGGGAGACCGTGCGGGCGCAGCCGGGCGACTTCTACGGCGGCTGGATCACCGACGAGGTCGTCGGCCCGTTCAAGGGCTCGCCGGGCACGCTCGGCTGGTGA